Proteins encoded by one window of Vibrio panuliri:
- a CDS encoding NlpC/P60 family protein: MIKTDVIIGFFKAALLAAFLSACSSSPSPNSYANKPLSEYEQSQRTAYLHFYGKWQGVPYRLGGTSYRGIDCSALVQIAYQDAVNLPLPRTTALQSKVGVEIDYDEARVGDLFFFKTSRTTRHVGIYLGNKQFMHASTSKGVVISRIDNPYWADVFWQIRRVDPRL, translated from the coding sequence ATGATAAAAACGGACGTCATTATTGGCTTTTTCAAAGCTGCATTACTTGCAGCATTTCTATCTGCTTGTAGTAGCAGTCCATCGCCAAATAGCTATGCGAATAAACCACTCAGTGAATACGAACAAAGCCAAAGGACCGCATATCTCCACTTTTATGGTAAGTGGCAAGGGGTACCCTATCGCTTGGGTGGAACATCTTATCGTGGCATAGATTGCTCTGCGCTGGTTCAAATTGCCTACCAAGATGCGGTCAATTTGCCATTGCCTAGAACTACGGCATTGCAATCAAAGGTTGGTGTTGAAATTGATTATGATGAGGCTCGCGTGGGCGATTTGTTCTTCTTTAAAACATCGCGCACAACTCGACATGTCGGAATCTATCTCGGGAATAAGCAGTTTATGCATGCCTCAACATCCAAGGGAGTGGTGATATCAAGGATAGATAACCCGTACTGGGCAGATGTATTTTGGCAAATCAGGCGAGTCGATCCTCGCCTGTAA
- a CDS encoding DUF3802 family protein has product MVVETEGYLALIEYLSSNLDVFSNEDGDTGQESIEDVVTDMVASNIMAIFEQNPELHSSVRFKLLKEADSVVADLGEVLAGTWTRQATNEQIAFLDEYIALVKNLFDTAVAKYD; this is encoded by the coding sequence ATGGTCGTAGAGACAGAAGGATACTTAGCATTAATCGAGTATCTATCATCCAATCTCGATGTATTTTCAAATGAGGACGGCGACACTGGTCAAGAAAGTATCGAAGATGTCGTCACAGATATGGTCGCGTCTAACATCATGGCGATATTCGAGCAAAATCCAGAATTGCATTCTAGTGTTCGTTTTAAACTATTGAAAGAGGCCGACTCAGTGGTTGCTGACTTGGGTGAAGTGCTTGCGGGCACATGGACTCGCCAAGCCACTAACGAGCAAATCGCTTTCCTCGACGAGTACATTGCATTGGTCAAAAACCTGTTTGATACTGCAGTCGCGAAATACGACTAG
- a CDS encoding fructosamine kinase family protein: protein MWQAISEQLSETLMFSYVIREKIKLTGGDISESYMISDGEQRYFVKVNQRNFLTNFEVEAENIRILRETRTVFVPELVDIGHTKHNSFLILNYLPTKPLESGDASYQFGKQLAELHLWGEQKEFGFDQDNYIGSTLQPNQWERKWSRFFSEQRIGWQLQLIKEKGVTLVDISEFTQLIKELLANHQPRPSLLHGDLWHGNVANSAFGPICYDPSCYWGDRECDIAMTELFGGFQAEFYQGYESISPLDTRYNERKHIYNLYHVLNHYNLFGGHYLEEAQSLIDRIKAY from the coding sequence ATGTGGCAAGCAATTTCAGAACAATTGTCTGAGACACTCATGTTCTCATATGTGATTCGTGAAAAAATAAAGCTAACTGGGGGCGATATTAGCGAAAGCTACATGATTAGCGACGGTGAGCAACGTTACTTCGTCAAAGTAAATCAACGCAACTTCCTGACTAATTTTGAAGTAGAAGCGGAGAACATCCGTATTCTCAGAGAAACCCGAACCGTGTTTGTCCCAGAGTTGGTCGATATTGGTCATACAAAGCACAACTCATTCCTGATCCTCAACTATCTACCGACTAAACCTCTTGAAAGCGGTGATGCCAGTTACCAATTTGGCAAACAGTTAGCCGAACTTCACCTTTGGGGAGAGCAGAAAGAGTTTGGTTTTGATCAAGACAACTATATTGGCAGTACTCTTCAACCCAATCAATGGGAAAGAAAATGGTCTCGTTTTTTCTCTGAACAAAGAATCGGTTGGCAGTTGCAACTGATCAAAGAAAAAGGCGTCACTCTGGTCGATATCAGCGAGTTCACTCAGTTAATAAAAGAATTATTGGCGAACCATCAACCTCGCCCATCACTATTGCATGGTGACTTATGGCACGGTAACGTTGCCAACTCAGCGTTCGGGCCTATTTGTTATGACCCTTCTTGCTACTGGGGTGATCGAGAATGCGATATTGCCATGACTGAGCTTTTCGGTGGGTTCCAAGCAGAATTTTACCAAGGGTATGAAAGTATCTCCCCCTTAGATACGCGCTATAACGAACGCAAGCACATTTACAACCTCTACCATGTATTAAACCACTACAATTTATTTGGCGGACACTATTTGGAAGAGGCGCAATCGCTAATCGATCGAATAAAAGCGTATTAA
- a CDS encoding CPXCG motif-containing cysteine-rich protein, which yields MRNYTDKMVSCPHCGHSIGITLDASNGNQNFYDDCPACCNAIHFNMVVNEQMDTIELTIDADDEQIF from the coding sequence ATGCGCAATTACACAGATAAGATGGTTTCTTGCCCGCACTGCGGACATTCAATTGGCATTACCCTCGACGCATCAAACGGCAATCAAAATTTTTATGACGATTGCCCAGCATGTTGCAATGCTATCCACTTCAATATGGTGGTCAACGAGCAGATGGATACAATTGAACTCACTATCGATGCAGATGATGAGCAAATCTTTTAA
- a CDS encoding riboflavin synthase subunit alpha has protein sequence MFTGIVAGMAEVVAIDKKTNFQTHTLVLKGELSQNLAIGASVAHNGCCLTVTSIDGEKVSFDLMQETLKLTNLGELHVGDSVNVERAAKFGDEIGGHSMSGHISLQAQITRVIDSENNRTIWFELPQPAMKYVLAKGYIGLDGCSLTIGEVVDNQFNVHLIPETLERTLFGQREQGEWVNVEFDPSTQAIVDTVERVLADRNLIR, from the coding sequence ATGTTTACAGGTATCGTTGCTGGAATGGCAGAAGTCGTTGCCATTGATAAAAAGACCAATTTTCAAACCCATACCCTTGTCCTCAAAGGAGAGTTGAGTCAAAACCTAGCGATTGGTGCGTCTGTCGCTCACAATGGCTGTTGCTTGACTGTCACAAGCATTGATGGCGAAAAGGTGAGCTTTGACCTCATGCAAGAGACGTTAAAGTTAACAAATCTCGGTGAATTGCATGTGGGGGATTCAGTAAACGTAGAGCGTGCTGCCAAGTTCGGTGATGAAATTGGCGGGCATAGTATGTCTGGGCATATTTCCTTGCAGGCACAAATCACTCGAGTCATCGATAGTGAAAACAACCGCACCATTTGGTTTGAGTTGCCGCAGCCGGCTATGAAGTACGTGTTAGCTAAGGGCTATATTGGTCTCGATGGTTGTTCGTTGACCATTGGCGAAGTCGTCGATAATCAGTTCAATGTGCACTTGATTCCTGAAACGCTGGAAAGAACCTTATTTGGTCAGAGAGAGCAAGGGGAGTGGGTGAATGTTGAATTTGACCCAAGCACTCAAGCAATCGTTGATACTGTTGAGCGCGTTTTGGCGGACAGAAACTTAATACGCTGA
- a CDS encoding MATE family efflux transporter yields the protein MHRYKQEAATLIKLATPVLIASVAQTGMSFVDTVMAGGVSATDMAAVSIASSIWLPSILFGVGLLMALVPIVAQLNGSAKYQDIPNEVQQGIYMALFISLPIIAVFFQTQGILRLMDVEPSMGSKTIGYMNAVMFAVPAYLLFQALRCFTDGLSLTKPAMFIGFVGLLCNIPLNWIFVYGKFGAPALGGVGCGVATAIVYWLMFSMMLLYVLTAKRVAYINLFGALHKPRLQAQVRLFKLGFPVAAALFFEVTLFAVVALLIAPLGPMIVAAHQIAINFSSLVFMLPMSIGVATSIRVGYRLGEQQVDQARVASRVGLFVALGLASCTALLTIVLRQHIAVLYTDNPQVIAIALQLLLLAAIYQCTDALQVVAAAALRGYKDMAAIFKRTFIAYWIIGLPSGYILAMTDWIVEPLGIHGFWYGFLIGLTSAAIMLCVRLRWIHKQPAEYQLRSLTR from the coding sequence GTGCATCGTTACAAACAAGAAGCCGCGACGCTAATTAAATTAGCTACCCCTGTTCTTATCGCTTCTGTCGCTCAAACCGGTATGAGTTTTGTCGATACCGTTATGGCTGGCGGCGTAAGCGCGACAGATATGGCAGCGGTGTCCATTGCTTCAAGCATTTGGCTACCATCGATTCTTTTTGGTGTTGGTTTGCTAATGGCGCTAGTGCCTATCGTGGCGCAGCTCAACGGTTCAGCGAAATACCAAGATATTCCCAACGAAGTACAACAAGGCATCTACATGGCGTTGTTTATTTCGTTGCCAATTATTGCGGTATTTTTTCAAACCCAGGGGATCTTGCGTCTAATGGATGTTGAACCCTCGATGGGAAGCAAAACCATCGGCTATATGAACGCCGTTATGTTCGCTGTTCCTGCTTACTTATTGTTTCAAGCGTTACGCTGCTTCACCGATGGTTTATCGCTGACAAAACCCGCAATGTTTATAGGTTTCGTTGGGTTATTGTGCAACATCCCACTCAACTGGATTTTCGTCTACGGTAAGTTTGGCGCACCGGCACTTGGTGGTGTTGGCTGTGGCGTGGCGACAGCCATTGTCTATTGGTTGATGTTTAGTATGATGTTGCTCTATGTACTAACGGCAAAACGAGTGGCGTACATAAACCTGTTTGGCGCACTGCACAAACCTCGATTGCAAGCTCAAGTGCGCCTGTTCAAATTGGGCTTTCCTGTCGCTGCTGCACTATTTTTCGAAGTAACCTTATTTGCGGTGGTTGCATTACTTATCGCGCCACTTGGGCCGATGATCGTCGCTGCGCATCAAATTGCCATTAACTTCTCGTCGTTAGTTTTTATGTTGCCAATGAGCATTGGTGTCGCAACCAGTATTCGCGTCGGTTATCGCCTCGGTGAGCAACAAGTAGATCAGGCAAGAGTTGCCTCGCGCGTTGGGCTCTTTGTTGCTCTTGGCTTGGCGTCATGTACCGCCCTATTGACGATTGTTCTGCGTCAGCATATCGCGGTACTGTATACCGATAACCCTCAAGTTATTGCTATTGCGCTGCAACTTCTGCTGCTCGCCGCGATCTATCAATGTACGGATGCGTTACAAGTCGTCGCAGCGGCAGCATTGCGTGGTTACAAAGATATGGCGGCTATTTTTAAGCGCACGTTTATCGCCTATTGGATAATCGGTCTGCCAAGTGGCTACATTCTTGCAATGACCGACTGGATCGTTGAGCCTCTTGGGATACATGGCTTTTGGTACGGTTTCTTAATCGGCTTGACCTCAGCAGCAATAATGTTGTGTGTCAGACTGCGTTGGATTCATAAACAGCCAGCAGAGTACCAACTGCGATCATTAACGCGCTAA
- a CDS encoding DUF3080 domain-containing protein, whose protein sequence is MKYWVISLALVPLGCDFHRDPVDALFEDYINRVANVQDERALPLLPNQSVLLPDKRDLALSIEPITIGLLDSYELRKCSLFNLIAERNSVLGKVQDQFREFDFQIALRKGITKCLQSEHISTELKTQLNAIYQLKQGQLPRYSANLLFTSDAMRQQLNGNEWIALNNQITSGELIRAYGTLNAMIETQDRDSSYNLALHQEVFEKVNLMGQLWFSLHNASKKLARVTEQLQKFDDKIICQSGRDTTKFRYLNNVFNHIYIERVQPYMARLDAHYFKLSPYITILENTHPEYRYPIRAAHQMFRDESLAHVKYWQELFERCGKNVTR, encoded by the coding sequence ATGAAATATTGGGTTATAAGCCTTGCCCTAGTGCCTCTAGGTTGTGACTTTCATCGTGACCCTGTTGATGCACTATTTGAAGATTACATAAACCGAGTTGCTAATGTGCAGGACGAGCGCGCGCTCCCCCTTTTACCCAACCAAAGTGTCTTGTTACCAGATAAAAGGGACTTAGCCCTGAGTATCGAGCCGATTACGATTGGTTTGCTCGACAGCTATGAGCTGAGAAAATGTAGTCTGTTCAATTTGATTGCGGAGCGAAACTCTGTACTAGGCAAAGTGCAAGATCAGTTTAGAGAATTTGACTTTCAAATCGCACTTCGCAAAGGAATCACCAAATGTCTTCAATCTGAGCATATTTCGACTGAACTCAAAACCCAACTGAACGCTATCTACCAACTTAAGCAAGGCCAATTACCCAGATATTCTGCCAACCTCCTATTTACTAGCGATGCAATGCGTCAACAGCTAAACGGCAATGAATGGATTGCACTGAATAACCAAATAACCAGCGGGGAACTGATCCGTGCCTATGGAACGCTGAACGCAATGATAGAAACGCAGGATCGAGACAGTTCTTATAACCTAGCCCTTCACCAGGAAGTGTTTGAGAAAGTGAACTTAATGGGACAGCTATGGTTTTCTCTGCACAACGCCAGCAAGAAACTTGCCCGCGTTACTGAGCAATTGCAGAAATTTGATGACAAAATCATCTGCCAATCGGGACGCGACACCACCAAATTTCGTTACCTTAACAACGTGTTTAACCATATATATATTGAACGTGTACAGCCTTATATGGCCCGCTTAGACGCTCATTACTTTAAATTGTCTCCTTACATAACGATATTGGAGAACACCCATCCAGAATACCGCTATCCGATTCGAGCTGCTCATCAAATGTTTCGCGATGAAAGTCTGGCACATGTTAAGTACTGGCAGGAATTGTTTGAGCGCTGCGGCAAAAACGTTACCCGCTAG
- a CDS encoding DNA ligase encodes MQLKLTTIAVSLMLAGQSSADTTAMTQALPQVVLADIYQQGVDITDYWQSEKLDGIRAIWDGRQLLTRKGRTIYAPDWFVAALPTFPVEGELWAGRGNFSLVQQTVLDHQPTDSAWRSIDFMLFDLPHSAGDYVKRYANLVYLVEQLNQPHIKYVEHQPIPSEHDLIDYLDHVDEKRGEGIMLRKTSSRYQAGRSSDLLKLKRYLDDEATVIGYKVGGGKYKGMLGSLLVRWKDGKEFYIGTGFTDQQRMQPPPIGSLITFRYNGLTSGDLPRFARFVRLKVE; translated from the coding sequence ATGCAACTTAAACTCACAACCATTGCAGTCAGCTTAATGCTCGCTGGGCAGTCTAGTGCCGATACTACCGCCATGACTCAAGCCCTCCCTCAAGTGGTATTGGCTGATATCTACCAACAAGGTGTTGATATCACCGACTATTGGCAAAGTGAAAAGCTTGACGGTATTCGCGCAATTTGGGATGGCCGCCAGCTCTTGACTCGTAAGGGGCGCACAATATATGCACCAGATTGGTTTGTTGCGGCATTGCCAACATTCCCCGTCGAAGGTGAGTTATGGGCAGGGAGGGGCAATTTTTCTTTAGTTCAGCAAACAGTACTTGATCATCAACCTACAGATAGCGCTTGGCGTAGTATTGACTTTATGTTGTTTGATTTGCCGCATTCAGCAGGAGACTATGTAAAACGTTATGCAAATCTTGTCTATTTAGTTGAGCAATTGAACCAACCACATATTAAGTACGTGGAACATCAACCAATACCGTCCGAACATGATCTTATCGATTACCTCGACCACGTTGACGAAAAACGAGGTGAAGGCATTATGTTGCGCAAAACGTCGAGTCGATATCAGGCTGGACGCAGTTCAGATCTACTAAAACTAAAACGCTATCTCGATGATGAGGCGACCGTGATTGGTTATAAAGTCGGGGGTGGCAAATATAAGGGAATGCTCGGTTCACTGTTAGTGCGATGGAAAGATGGGAAAGAGTTCTATATCGGCACAGGATTTACCGACCAGCAACGCATGCAACCTCCGCCAATAGGTTCTTTGATAACTTTTAGATATAACGGTTTAACGAGCGGAGATCTGCCACGGTTTGCTCGCTTTGTTCGGCTTAAAGTTGAATAG
- a CDS encoding glycosyltransferase family protein — MDEVQSLTLSVKLAHDIPGSSVMGTTGAKQQILAQLHPFLRKHHVSRPLIWTSDLNIADIHLSIDGASLVFYSDREFDNSATEMMQELAMIQHADIIFGATEKICARYPSSKTFLLRHGVDLKLFCSPTSAANDLPRNKPVAGYYGSLDHSIDYQMLLLCALSTPDWNFVILGKNTLPYYPLPKLNNVFYLGDKEHRQLPSYSQHWQACLLPLNTPRPCADDIEAKLLEYLAVGSPVISSAQITDSRFNKYINHVDSAYEMSNALKLAAYEPKGSADIVFSDCWQVRSRYVDNILNRYSLSNL; from the coding sequence ATGGATGAGGTCCAAAGCCTCACGCTATCAGTTAAGCTTGCCCATGATATCCCAGGCAGTTCTGTGATGGGCACCACTGGCGCGAAACAGCAGATTCTTGCACAACTTCATCCGTTTTTGCGCAAGCACCATGTCTCACGACCTCTAATTTGGACATCAGACTTAAACATCGCGGATATTCATCTCAGCATAGATGGGGCTTCTCTGGTTTTCTATTCAGATAGAGAATTTGATAATAGCGCGACTGAAATGATGCAAGAATTAGCGATGATACAACACGCCGACATCATTTTTGGTGCAACAGAAAAGATTTGTGCCCGTTACCCTTCAAGCAAAACCTTCTTATTACGTCACGGTGTTGATTTGAAGCTATTTTGCTCACCCACTTCAGCCGCAAATGATCTGCCACGTAACAAACCAGTAGCGGGCTATTATGGGAGTTTGGATCACAGTATCGACTATCAAATGCTACTGCTCTGCGCACTCAGCACTCCCGATTGGAATTTCGTTATTTTGGGCAAAAATACGCTGCCTTACTACCCTTTGCCAAAACTAAACAATGTGTTTTACCTAGGTGATAAAGAACATCGACAACTACCGAGTTACAGCCAACATTGGCAAGCATGCCTTTTACCTCTAAACACACCCCGCCCTTGCGCGGACGATATTGAAGCCAAATTGCTTGAATACTTAGCAGTGGGGTCTCCTGTAATTAGCTCTGCCCAGATAACGGATAGTCGTTTTAATAAATATATTAATCACGTGGACAGCGCTTACGAAATGAGCAATGCGCTCAAACTCGCCGCATATGAACCTAAAGGTTCGGCTGATATTGTCTTTAGTGACTGTTGGCAGGTTCGAAGTCGTTATGTCGATAACATCTTAAACCGTTACAGCTTGTCAAACCTCTGA
- a CDS encoding flagellar protein FlaG, giving the protein MSLTVNSHSVYVPEQNIIKPEQVDSLVKKSVDDVITEQYTSPSILPMFSNENSVPTNQIKVANIAEYLNDRLSEFSSDLSAEVVQQGGNKFVEIKDTENGVIIKRISDERLLDYMSQREHQRGLLLNTKI; this is encoded by the coding sequence ATGTCATTAACCGTCAACTCTCACTCTGTTTACGTTCCGGAGCAGAACATCATTAAGCCAGAACAAGTCGATAGCCTAGTGAAGAAAAGTGTTGATGATGTAATCACTGAACAGTACACCTCTCCCTCAATACTGCCGATGTTTTCAAATGAAAATAGCGTCCCTACTAATCAGATCAAGGTCGCCAATATTGCGGAGTATCTTAATGATCGACTTAGTGAGTTTAGTAGTGACTTATCCGCGGAAGTCGTTCAGCAAGGCGGAAATAAGTTTGTTGAAATAAAAGACACGGAAAATGGTGTCATTATCAAAAGGATTTCAGACGAACGATTACTCGATTATATGTCTCAAAGAGAGCACCAAAGAGGACTCTTACTCAACACCAAAATATAA
- a CDS encoding lipid-binding SYLF domain-containing protein: MTRNLWLTVPLVQFLLGCSSNLSPEERQTHRDNIDQKSVEIIDKLSVDFVEVPEQLEQAQGYATISMSNVKVPLIGAGSGLGGIYSKTSKNVTYIDVERYDLGAGVGLESYDILAILTSEQDVERLKTGYWRLSANADYSIGNSSAYSSATVAGDELDTHVYLLNTTGGSVIGAARLLSTSVNYDLTESGLGDTNLPTHKIDTVDSETKPVPKQWDRALPFFAQEVIDKGFLLPKPYGVSVIYSNTSQYMDLTNLDVGINGSKKYPINFVSFDDNQSHATTPQIKLDAWLFPFMNVFATFGKLSGSADIGIQFSGDDLIEQLEKDCSRPIGNPVCRLQGRDVGGFVEASLDGYNYTVGTILATGWSGYFFTLPISFTYADMTKNDAEGLIVNASPRIGKVIPLQQGRSIALYTGAAYLDSRLTLVGTYTFEGIDIDYTVDQENTDKWSGLLGANYNFSRDWSLMIEYSWSGDRKQQFISGLTYRY; the protein is encoded by the coding sequence ATGACTAGAAATTTATGGCTTACTGTTCCACTCGTTCAATTTTTACTAGGTTGCAGTTCCAACCTTTCCCCAGAAGAGCGACAGACACATCGAGATAATATCGACCAAAAGTCTGTCGAAATCATCGATAAGTTAAGCGTTGATTTTGTTGAAGTTCCTGAGCAATTAGAACAGGCTCAAGGCTATGCGACGATCAGTATGTCAAACGTAAAAGTCCCACTCATTGGTGCAGGGTCAGGGCTAGGCGGAATCTATAGCAAAACGAGTAAAAATGTCACTTATATCGATGTCGAACGATATGATCTTGGGGCCGGTGTTGGTTTAGAAAGCTACGACATTCTGGCGATTCTAACTAGCGAACAAGACGTAGAAAGATTAAAAACAGGATATTGGCGTTTGAGTGCGAATGCTGATTACAGCATTGGTAACAGTAGTGCTTACAGTTCAGCAACAGTTGCTGGCGACGAGTTAGATACACACGTTTACCTACTGAATACAACAGGAGGGTCTGTAATTGGTGCAGCAAGATTGCTTTCAACTTCAGTTAATTATGATCTTACCGAATCAGGCTTAGGCGATACCAACTTACCCACTCACAAAATAGACACGGTTGATTCAGAAACCAAACCAGTGCCTAAGCAATGGGACAGAGCGCTTCCATTTTTCGCGCAAGAGGTTATCGATAAAGGATTTTTGCTACCTAAACCATATGGTGTTAGCGTAATTTACAGCAATACCTCGCAATATATGGATCTGACAAACTTAGATGTTGGTATCAATGGTTCCAAAAAATATCCAATCAACTTTGTTTCTTTTGATGATAATCAGAGCCATGCTACCACTCCACAAATCAAACTAGACGCTTGGTTGTTCCCGTTTATGAATGTCTTCGCCACATTTGGAAAGCTTTCTGGGAGTGCTGATATCGGTATTCAATTCAGTGGTGATGATCTTATTGAACAGTTAGAAAAAGATTGCTCGCGTCCCATAGGGAACCCTGTGTGCAGATTACAGGGGAGAGACGTAGGTGGCTTTGTAGAAGCGAGTTTGGATGGCTACAACTATACGGTGGGCACCATTTTAGCCACAGGTTGGAGTGGCTACTTCTTCACACTTCCAATCTCATTTACATATGCTGATATGACTAAAAACGATGCGGAAGGTTTAATTGTTAATGCATCCCCTCGTATAGGTAAAGTTATTCCACTGCAACAAGGCCGTTCAATCGCACTATATACGGGAGCCGCTTATCTGGATAGTCGTCTAACTTTGGTAGGTACTTACACGTTTGAAGGCATTGATATAGATTATACCGTTGACCAAGAAAATACAGATAAGTGGTCTGGCTTACTTGGGGCAAATTACAACTTCAGCCGAGATTGGTCGCTAATGATTGAATATTCATGGAGCGGTGATCGTAAACAACAGTTCATCTCAGGACTAACCTATCGCTACTAG
- a CDS encoding PAAR domain-containing protein, protein MPKAARLGDIASAHGCFPSTPIIAGSGDVFINGIPAAIGDAAAPHGCPCPKTPHGSHGRSIAAGSGSVLINGMPAARVGDAIDCGGTVATGSGDVIIG, encoded by the coding sequence ATGCCCAAAGCTGCACGTTTAGGTGATATCGCCTCAGCACATGGATGTTTTCCATCCACTCCGATTATCGCTGGTAGTGGTGATGTTTTTATTAATGGGATTCCCGCTGCAATAGGGGATGCCGCCGCACCGCATGGTTGTCCCTGTCCCAAAACACCACACGGCTCTCATGGACGCTCAATAGCCGCGGGATCAGGCTCGGTGCTTATCAATGGTATGCCAGCGGCTCGGGTAGGCGATGCGATTGACTGTGGTGGCACCGTCGCAACGGGATCAGGTGATGTGATTATTGGTTAG
- a CDS encoding type VI secretion system PAAR protein — protein MPEAARLGDIASAHGCFPPTPIIAGSGDVFINGIPAARLGDAAAPHGCPCPKTPHGSHGRSIAAGSGSVFINGMPAARVGDAIDCGGTVATGSGDVIIG, from the coding sequence ATGCCCGAAGCTGCACGTTTAGGTGATATTGCCTCAGCACATGGATGTTTTCCACCCACGCCGATTATCGCTGGTAGTGGTGATGTTTTTATTAATGGGATTCCTGCTGCAAGACTAGGGGATGCCGCCGCACCGCATGGTTGTCCCTGTCCCAAAACACCACACGGCTCTCATGGGCGCTCAATAGCAGCGGGCTCAGGCTCAGTGTTTATCAATGGTATGCCAGCGGCTCGGGTAGGCGACGCGATTGACTGTGGTGGCACTGTCGCGACAGGGTCAGGTGATGTGATTATTGGTTAG
- a CDS encoding type VI secretion system PAAR protein: MPKAARLGDIASAHGCFPPTPTIAGSGDVFINGTPAARLGDAAAPHGCPCPKTPHGSHGRSIAAGSGSVFINGMPAARVGDAIDCGGTVATGSGDVIIG, from the coding sequence ATGCCCAAAGCTGCACGTTTAGGTGATATCGCCTCAGCACATGGATGTTTTCCACCCACGCCGACTATCGCTGGTAGTGGTGATGTTTTTATTAATGGGACTCCCGCTGCAAGACTAGGGGATGCCGCCGCACCGCATGGTTGTCCTTGTCCCAAAACACCACACGGCTCTCATGGGCGCTCAATAGCCGCGGGCTCAGGCTCGGTGTTTATCAATGGTATGCCAGCGGCTCGGGTAGGCGACGCGATTGACTGTGGTGGCACTGTCGCGACAGGGTCAGGTGATGTGATTATTGGTTAG